A window of Litoribacterium kuwaitense genomic DNA:
TCATCAAGAAATGTATTTACATCTTTAAACTGTCGATACACGGACGCAAAGCGAACGTATGCGACTTCATCAACTTTGGCAAGGTGATCCATAACCAGTTCACCAATCTCCTCGGAAGTGACCTCAGAAACGCCTGGGCTTCGTAGCTCCTTTTCAATTTCACGAGACACGTTCTCAAGCACCTGCATTGAAACAGGTCGTTTTTCAACGGCTTTTACTAAACCCCTAACCATCTTTTCACGGCTAAACTCTTCACGGGTGCCTTCTTTTTTTATGACGAGCAAAGGCATCGCTTCTACCTTTTCAAAGGTCGTGAAGCGATAATTACATTCTTCACATTCTCGCCGACGACGAATCGAATGTCCTTCGTCAGCTTGTCTGGAATCCAGAACTCTAGAACTGTTCTTTCCACAGTTCGGACACTTCATAACACTCCCTCCCAAA
This region includes:
- the nrdR gene encoding transcriptional regulator NrdR codes for the protein MKCPNCGKNSSRVLDSRQADEGHSIRRRRECEECNYRFTTFEKVEAMPLLVIKKEGTREEFSREKMVRGLVKAVEKRPVSMQVLENVSREIEKELRSPGVSEVTSEEIGELVMDHLAKVDEVAYVRFASVYRQFKDVNTFLDELKDLIKQEQTVDDPKEHK